The proteins below come from a single Streptococcus hyointestinalis genomic window:
- a CDS encoding ECF transporter S component produces MTNTRRLTLLAVLSALSFVLMYVSFPLIPGANFLKLDFSVIPMLLALALFDFKSSVVVLFLRSLLKLVLNNQGVETYIGLPMNMVALFVFLWAFAFIWKKHMVLTAYLKATVLGTLILTVAMVLINFFYAVPLYATFANFDIAATIGVSRYIVVMVIPFNIIEGVLLALVFYIVYTSCKPFIERYQLK; encoded by the coding sequence ATGACAAACACAAGACGTTTGACGCTTTTAGCGGTACTCTCTGCACTATCGTTTGTGCTCATGTATGTGAGTTTTCCCCTCATTCCGGGGGCAAACTTTCTAAAGCTCGACTTTAGTGTGATTCCTATGCTTTTAGCCTTGGCACTTTTTGATTTTAAGAGTAGCGTAGTCGTTCTTTTTTTACGCTCGCTTTTAAAACTGGTGCTCAATAATCAAGGGGTGGAAACCTACATCGGGCTTCCGATGAATATGGTGGCTTTATTTGTTTTTCTGTGGGCATTTGCCTTTATTTGGAAAAAACACATGGTGCTTACAGCCTATCTGAAAGCAACTGTATTAGGGACGCTTATCTTGACGGTTGCTATGGTATTGATAAATTTCTTTTATGCCGTGCCACTGTATGCCACCTTTGCTAATTTTGACATCGCAGCAACGATTGGGGTTAGTCGCTACATTGTAGTCATGGTCATCCCTTTTAATATCATTGAGGGTGTGCTCTTGGCTCTGGTTTTTTATATCGTCTATACGTCTTGTAAACCGTTTATAGAAAGATATCAATTGAAATGA
- a CDS encoding phosphatase PAP2 family protein, with the protein MKKRQHYWVIASFAFLFFVMLGYVVKFYPEALRPFDTSVQSTIRGDLPQPLTAFFKTITVIGNPSTQAIIAAVAVIVLWLKKWYAEAIYVATNSILAGICIVSLKYIYQRPRPSITHLVHASGNSFPSGHATGIFLIIGSIFVICFQRLSSQTAKWTVAILLGLLIFCIALSRIYLGVHYPSDIIGGFLLAYAIHNLVFPYYDQLRFKWRFQGKQK; encoded by the coding sequence ATGAAAAAAAGACAACACTATTGGGTAATTGCCTCTTTTGCTTTTTTATTCTTTGTCATGCTAGGTTATGTGGTCAAATTTTATCCTGAAGCTTTACGACCATTTGATACTAGTGTGCAAAGTACCATCAGAGGAGACCTTCCACAGCCTCTAACGGCTTTCTTTAAAACCATAACCGTTATTGGAAATCCAAGTACCCAGGCTATCATTGCCGCTGTTGCTGTTATCGTCTTATGGCTAAAAAAATGGTATGCCGAGGCGATTTACGTCGCTACAAACAGCATTTTAGCGGGTATTTGTATTGTGTCGCTCAAGTATATCTACCAGCGCCCAAGACCTAGTATTACGCACTTGGTACATGCGAGTGGCAATTCATTTCCAAGTGGTCATGCCACGGGGATTTTTTTGATTATTGGAAGTATCTTTGTCATTTGTTTCCAACGCTTGTCTTCACAGACTGCCAAATGGACGGTGGCTATCCTTTTAGGGCTTTTGATTTTTTGTATCGCCTTATCACGGATTTATCTGGGCGTGCATTACCCAAGCGATATCATAGGTGGCTTTTTGCTCGCCTATGCTATCCATAACTTAGTGTTTCCTTACTATGACCAATTGCGCTTTAAGTGGCGCTTTCAAGGTAAACAAAAGTAA
- a CDS encoding cation:proton antiporter — MHVAVLIIVFLFTLILSNLINRLFPKVPLPLIQIVFGGLLCLIFGEQFVSLDSELFLAFVIAPLLFREGEESDITNVLRHWKIILYLIFPVVFVSTLTLGFATYKLLPAGVSLAAYLAVGAALGPTDLVAFNSLSKRFRFPKHVQNILKGEGLLNDASGLVSFQVAITALTTGVFSLQNASLKLLLSVFGGLLVGLIVALVNRLFLAILDSMDVADVSGVMLLELTLPFIAYFLAEEIHGSGIIAVVIAGISQASRFKKITLLDAQIDNVGSVMWGMIAFLLNGVVFLMLGAELTKFARPVLFSQEINTFLILGVIVLVTLLLFAIRFVMIWLFYAYRSRHLKKGIKKYFKDILVLTFSGVKGTVSVATILLLPTLTTVEHSMLLFIVAGVTLLSFLLGIVVSPRLASASSNSPDHYMQIAILNAVIWQLQQDLKEDKSRTALYAVIDNYNKRLENLILDQESNEVKSDLALINIMILGIESDGLENAFLNGDIDMKEYRLYQGYLKFLERRINRGFISNLTYVLAVLLRALPQILHEILTLGSTIRQFLRARNNQQVITKENRQHLIALYQANTALVLEALQNLDDVYSADLVGYLIHSRKQEAQIIQSGAFVERVITRNVPDNVDEMLRGFYLERKVIAEYEAEDLISRRNAKALRKEVNALENYSLKETVNTLSYDLFNYTRSRLNN, encoded by the coding sequence ATGCACGTTGCTGTTTTAATTATTGTTTTTCTGTTTACACTTATTCTCTCGAACTTAATCAACAGGCTCTTTCCAAAGGTGCCTCTACCTTTGATTCAGATTGTCTTTGGTGGGCTTTTGTGTTTGATTTTCGGAGAGCAGTTTGTCTCGCTAGATAGTGAGCTTTTCCTAGCCTTTGTCATTGCACCGCTTCTTTTTCGTGAGGGAGAAGAGAGTGATATTACCAATGTTTTGAGGCATTGGAAGATTATTTTGTATCTGATTTTTCCAGTGGTCTTTGTTAGCACCCTTACCTTGGGTTTTGCCACCTATAAATTATTGCCAGCAGGAGTGTCCTTGGCAGCTTATCTAGCGGTAGGTGCTGCGCTTGGACCAACGGACTTGGTCGCCTTTAACTCGCTATCAAAGCGTTTTCGCTTTCCAAAGCATGTCCAAAATATCTTAAAAGGGGAAGGTCTGCTCAATGACGCCAGCGGTCTGGTATCCTTTCAGGTCGCCATTACTGCTCTTACAACGGGCGTCTTTTCCCTGCAAAATGCCAGCCTTAAACTTTTGTTGTCTGTTTTTGGCGGGCTTCTGGTTGGGCTGATTGTGGCACTGGTCAATCGTCTCTTTTTAGCTATTTTAGATAGCATGGATGTAGCGGATGTGTCAGGTGTTATGCTGCTTGAGCTGACGCTACCTTTTATCGCCTACTTTTTAGCGGAGGAAATCCACGGCTCTGGTATCATTGCGGTCGTGATTGCTGGTATCTCGCAAGCCAGCCGTTTTAAAAAAATCACCCTTTTAGATGCCCAGATTGACAATGTCGGAAGCGTCATGTGGGGCATGATAGCTTTTCTTCTCAACGGGGTGGTCTTTTTGATGTTAGGAGCAGAGTTGACCAAGTTTGCAAGACCTGTGCTTTTCAGTCAAGAAATTAACACATTCTTGATTTTAGGGGTGATAGTGCTGGTGACGCTGTTGCTCTTTGCTATTCGTTTTGTGATGATTTGGCTTTTTTACGCTTATCGCAGTCGTCATCTCAAAAAAGGGATTAAAAAGTACTTCAAGGACATTCTCGTTTTGACCTTTTCTGGTGTCAAGGGAACGGTATCCGTTGCGACCATCTTGCTACTGCCGACTTTGACAACAGTTGAGCATAGTATGCTACTCTTTATCGTAGCAGGCGTTACTCTTTTGAGTTTTTTGCTTGGTATCGTCGTTTCGCCAAGACTTGCTAGCGCAAGTAGCAATAGTCCTGACCACTACATGCAGATTGCGATTTTAAATGCCGTGATTTGGCAGTTGCAACAAGACCTGAAAGAGGACAAAAGCAGGACAGCCCTCTATGCTGTGATTGACAATTACAATAAACGCTTAGAAAACCTCATCCTAGATCAAGAGTCTAATGAGGTCAAGTCTGACTTAGCTCTGATTAACATCATGATTTTAGGAATTGAGAGTGACGGTCTTGAGAATGCCTTTTTAAACGGTGACATTGATATGAAAGAGTATCGTCTCTATCAAGGTTATCTCAAGTTTTTGGAGCGTCGGATTAACCGTGGCTTCATCTCAAACTTGACCTATGTCCTAGCGGTTCTTTTGCGGGCACTTCCGCAAATCTTGCACGAGATTTTGACCTTAGGGTCTACCATTCGTCAGTTTTTGCGAGCGAGAAATAACCAGCAAGTCATCACCAAGGAAAATAGACAGCACTTGATTGCTCTCTATCAAGCTAATACCGCCTTGGTTTTAGAGGCGCTGCAAAACCTTGATGATGTCTACAGTGCTGATCTTGTCGGCTATCTGATTCACTCCAGAAAGCAGGAAGCGCAAATCATCCAGTCAGGAGCCTTTGTCGAGCGTGTCATCACGAGAAATGTCCCAGACAATGTCGATGAGATGCTACGTGGCTTTTACCTAGAGCGTAAAGTCATTGCCGAGTATGAGGCGGAGGACTTGATTAGCCGCAGAAACGCTAAAGCTCTGCGTAAAGAGGTTAACGCCCTTGAAAACTATTCTCTAAAAGAAACGGTCAATACCCTTTCCTATGACCTCTTTAACTACACGAGAAGTCGGTTGAATAATTAA
- a CDS encoding TIGR01212 family radical SAM protein (This family includes YhcC from E. coli K-12, an uncharacterized radical SAM protein.) codes for MKKRYNTLNDYYRLIFGEKIFKVPIDAGFDCPNRDGTVAHGGCTFCTVSGSGDAIVAPEAPIREQFYKEIDFMHRKWPEVKKYLVYFQNFTNTHDRVEVIRERYEQAINEPGVVGINIGTRPDCLPDETIAYLAELSERMHVTVELGLQTTYEATSELINRAHSYDLYKETVERLRKQAPKVEIVSHLINGLPGETHEMMLENVRRCVTDNDINGIKLHLLHLMTNTRMQRDYHEGRLQLLSQEEYVSTICDQLEIIPKDIIIHRITGDAPRDMLIGPMWSLNKWEVLNAIDKEMERRDAYQGCRLV; via the coding sequence ATGAAAAAACGTTACAACACCCTAAATGACTATTATCGTTTAATTTTTGGTGAGAAGATTTTCAAAGTGCCGATTGATGCTGGATTTGACTGTCCCAATCGTGACGGTACGGTAGCGCACGGCGGCTGTACTTTTTGTACAGTATCAGGGTCAGGTGACGCTATCGTTGCTCCTGAAGCGCCCATTCGTGAGCAATTTTACAAGGAAATTGACTTTATGCACCGCAAGTGGCCCGAGGTCAAGAAGTATCTGGTCTATTTTCAAAACTTTACCAACACGCACGACCGTGTGGAGGTTATTCGTGAGCGCTACGAGCAGGCTATCAATGAACCTGGTGTGGTCGGTATCAACATCGGGACACGTCCAGACTGTTTGCCAGACGAGACTATCGCCTATCTAGCGGAGTTAAGCGAGCGCATGCATGTGACGGTGGAGCTGGGATTGCAGACCACTTATGAGGCGACCTCGGAGCTTATCAATCGTGCCCATTCTTATGATTTGTATAAGGAAACAGTGGAGCGTTTACGTAAGCAAGCTCCAAAGGTAGAGATTGTCTCCCATCTTATCAATGGGCTGCCAGGTGAGACGCACGAGATGATGTTAGAGAATGTCCGTCGCTGTGTCACTGACAACGACATCAACGGTATCAAGCTCCATCTCTTGCACTTGATGACCAACACCCGCATGCAGCGGGATTACCATGAGGGGCGCTTGCAATTGCTTAGCCAAGAAGAGTATGTCTCTACTATCTGCGACCAGTTGGAGATTATCCCAAAAGATATTATTATTCATCGTATCACTGGCGATGCGCCTAGGGATATGCTCATAGGACCTATGTGGAGTCTCAATAAATGGGAAGTTTTGAACGCTATCGATAAGGAAATGGAGCGCCGAGATGCCTATCAAGGCTGCCGCTTAGTTTAG
- a CDS encoding ABC transporter ATP-binding protein codes for MAVISLENVSLKRQGKLLLNNLNWQVEKGEMWAILGLNGSGKSTLLKMIMAEYFPTSGKMDVLGYRFGQGDITGVRTKIGVVGSFISERIAGNMLAEKVVLTGKYKSSILYKAYDESDLEEARQMLIALGGEHLLGRIYASLSQGEKQLLLIARSLMENPDMIILDEATTGLDLFAREKLLHQVERIADLPHAPTVLYVTHHAEEITAKMTHILLLREGAIIAKGKKEDILTPQVLADFYQSPVKLIPLDDTRFFIKPVL; via the coding sequence ATGGCAGTGATTTCACTTGAAAATGTCAGCTTGAAGCGACAAGGCAAGCTATTGCTCAATAATCTTAACTGGCAAGTAGAAAAGGGCGAGATGTGGGCGATTCTAGGACTGAATGGCTCTGGTAAATCGACACTACTCAAGATGATTATGGCAGAGTATTTTCCAACAAGTGGGAAGATGGATGTTTTAGGCTATCGCTTTGGGCAGGGTGATATCACTGGAGTCCGCACCAAGATTGGAGTGGTTGGCTCTTTTATCTCGGAGCGTATCGCAGGCAACATGCTCGCTGAAAAGGTCGTCCTAACTGGAAAATACAAGAGCAGTATCCTCTACAAGGCTTATGATGAGAGTGACTTAGAGGAAGCACGACAAATGTTGATTGCGCTTGGTGGCGAGCATTTGCTTGGGCGTATCTACGCTAGTCTCTCTCAAGGTGAGAAGCAATTGCTTTTAATCGCAAGGAGTCTCATGGAAAATCCAGATATGATTATCCTAGATGAGGCGACGACTGGGCTTGACCTTTTTGCGAGAGAAAAATTGCTCCATCAAGTCGAGCGCATCGCTGATTTGCCACACGCACCTACTGTGCTTTACGTGACCCACCATGCCGAGGAAATCACCGCTAAGATGACACACATCCTACTGCTACGTGAAGGAGCCATTATCGCAAAAGGCAAAAAAGAAGACATCCTCACCCCACAAGTCCTAGCAGACTTTTACCAAAGCCCAGTCAAACTCATCCCGCTAGACGACACACGCTTTTTTATCAAGCCTGTATTGTAG
- a CDS encoding hemolysin family protein, translating to MEDPSSQNLLFQFILLIILTILNGFFSATEMSLVSLNRSRVEQKAEEGDKKYQRLLKVLDNPNNFLSTIQVGITFISLLSGASLSASLGEVIAGWFGGYAWAKTAGSVLSLVFLTYVSIVFGELYPKRIALNLKDSLAVVTAPVISGLGLIMRPFVWLLSASTNLLSRITPMTLDDADEKMTRDEIEYMLTNSEETLDAEEIEMLQGVFSLDELMAREVMVPRTDAFMVNINDDTQTNIKDILRQSFSRIPVYDDDKDKVIGVLHTKRLLKAGFEEGFDKLNLRKILQEPLFVPETIFVDDLLRELRKTQNQMAILLDEYGGMAGLVTLEDLLEEIVGEIDDETDKSEQFVHEIADNTYIVVGTMTLNEFNDYFETDLESDDVDTIAGFYLTGVGSIPSQEDKQTYSFDSKDKHLELTNDKVRDGRVTKLRLYMTDIEPEVEKD from the coding sequence ATGGAAGACCCTAGCAGTCAGAATCTGCTGTTTCAATTTATTTTACTGATTATCTTGACCATTTTAAATGGCTTTTTCTCAGCGACCGAGATGTCCTTGGTGTCATTAAACCGCTCTCGTGTCGAGCAAAAAGCAGAAGAAGGCGACAAGAAATACCAGCGCCTGCTCAAGGTTCTTGATAATCCTAACAATTTCTTATCAACTATTCAGGTTGGTATTACCTTTATCAGCTTGCTTTCTGGGGCTAGCTTGTCGGCTAGTCTGGGTGAGGTGATTGCAGGTTGGTTTGGTGGTTACGCTTGGGCAAAAACAGCAGGAAGCGTTTTGTCACTGGTATTTTTGACCTATGTGTCTATCGTTTTTGGTGAATTGTACCCTAAGCGTATTGCGCTTAATCTAAAAGACAGCCTAGCTGTTGTCACTGCGCCCGTTATTAGTGGACTAGGCTTAATCATGCGTCCTTTCGTGTGGTTGCTCTCAGCCTCAACCAATCTTCTAAGTCGCATAACACCCATGACTCTGGATGACGCTGATGAGAAAATGACACGTGATGAAATCGAATACATGCTGACAAACAGTGAGGAGACACTTGACGCTGAGGAAATCGAGATGCTTCAAGGGGTGTTCTCGCTTGATGAGTTGATGGCTCGTGAGGTCATGGTGCCTAGGACCGACGCCTTTATGGTCAATATCAATGATGATACACAGACCAATATCAAGGACATCCTGCGTCAGAGTTTCTCACGTATTCCTGTTTATGATGATGATAAGGACAAGGTTATCGGTGTCTTACACACCAAACGTCTCTTAAAGGCAGGCTTTGAAGAGGGATTTGACAAGCTCAATCTGCGTAAGATTTTACAGGAACCGCTGTTTGTTCCTGAGACGATTTTTGTCGATGATTTACTAAGAGAATTGCGAAAAACGCAAAATCAAATGGCGATTTTGCTGGATGAGTACGGTGGTATGGCAGGGCTTGTGACACTTGAGGACCTGCTTGAGGAGATTGTCGGTGAGATTGATGACGAGACGGACAAGTCCGAGCAGTTTGTCCACGAAATCGCAGACAACACTTATATTGTCGTAGGTACTATGACGCTCAATGAGTTTAACGATTACTTCGAGACAGACTTGGAGAGTGATGATGTAGATACCATTGCTGGTTTTTACCTAACGGGTGTCGGCAGTATCCCAAGCCAAGAAGATAAGCAAACCTACAGCTTTGATAGTAAAGACAAGCACCTCGAGTTGACCAACGATAAGGTGCGTGACGGTCGTGTGACAAAACTCAGACTCTATATGACTGATATAGAACCCGAGGTAGAAAAAGACTAG
- a CDS encoding tRNA (mnm(5)s(2)U34)-methyltransferase, translating into MIKRPITLSHDFLAEVIDKKSIVVDATMGNGHDTAFLAKKAGKVYAFDIQKQALDKTSQLLESQGLTNAELILDGHETLDHYVDEPITAAIFNLGYLPSADKSLITKPSTTLEALTKILERLVVGGRVSLMVYHGHAGGAIEKEKVLAFVENLSQEDFATMLYQPLNQVNTPPFLIMIEKLR; encoded by the coding sequence ATGATAAAACGTCCAATCACCCTCTCTCATGACTTTTTAGCAGAAGTCATTGATAAGAAGAGTATTGTTGTTGATGCGACGATGGGAAATGGTCACGACACTGCCTTTTTAGCAAAGAAAGCAGGAAAAGTCTACGCTTTTGATATTCAAAAGCAGGCGCTTGATAAAACCAGTCAGCTCCTAGAAAGTCAGGGACTGACAAATGCTGAGCTCATCCTAGATGGACACGAGACGCTTGACCACTATGTAGACGAGCCTATCACAGCTGCTATTTTTAATCTGGGTTATTTGCCAAGTGCAGATAAGAGTCTTATCACAAAACCAAGCACGACGCTTGAGGCATTAACCAAGATTTTGGAGCGTTTAGTGGTTGGCGGTCGGGTGTCCTTGATGGTCTATCACGGGCATGCTGGCGGTGCTATTGAAAAAGAAAAAGTACTCGCCTTTGTCGAAAATCTGTCACAAGAAGACTTTGCCACCATGCTCTATCAGCCGCTAAATCAAGTGAATACGCCGCCATTTTTGATTATGATTGAAAAATTGAGGTAA
- a CDS encoding GBS Bsp-like repeat-containing protein gives MERLHQHRTVRKQRFGIRKVSTLGAVSALLGTAVFFSGGVQADQVTATQPQTTNTETVVASPQETVSDTSDAVTSTSSEATGQVVDQTSEVAVVAVTSEAASTTATSESASSVVSTESVATSEAASATAVITQETSEVAKPADTSVTTQRSAAEGLAPAAATVAEEKASAGNEESSNPAVGVINYDKDKTTFDVAVVGNANTKAIKGARIAVWSADKGQDDLKWYTPVAINNQIRQTINILDHAGTSDDYYVHVYTDYTDGTTYGVSLGTYRFEVPADKALVGSASQGQYNVINKVVYLDAGHGGYDPGATYFGQYEKNLTLAVQKRVKAKLEAAGYTVVTSRNTDTSVELLERSASANKSKADIFVSLHFNAGAQSANGVETYYYQYYSEYPSRINQTYHNDAERLKRSSELAQAIQSNVVAQTGSKNNGVKRETFAVVRETTAPAVLVELGFISNQAEFNKINTAAYQEKLAEGVTKGILAYYDKYRSSTTTTTPTANPEVKVVNYDKNKTTFDVVVTGSNKTKTIKDARIAVWSADKGQDDLKWYTPTASNNQVHQTIDIKNHAGNSDNYYVHVYTDFTDGTTYAVSLGTYRFDIPEPAKPEVKVVNYDKNKTTFDVVVTGSDKTKTIKDARIAVWSADKGQDDLKWYTITASNNQVRQTIDIKNHAGNSDNYYVHVYTDFTDGTTYAVSLGTYRFEVPESEKPEVKVVNYDKNKTTFDVVVAGSDKTKTIKDARIAVWSADKGQDDLKWYTITASNNQVRQTIDIKNHAGNSDNYYVHVYTDFTDGTTYAVSLGTYRFEVPEPEKPEVKVVNYDKNKTTFDVVVTGSNKTKTIKDARIAVWSADKGQDDLKWYTITASNNQVRQTIDIKNHAGNSDNYYVHVYTDFTDGTTYAVSLGTYRFEVPEPEKPEVKVVNYDKNKTTFDVVVAGSDKTKTIKDARIAVWSADKGQDDLKWYTPTASNNQVRQTIDILNHAGNSDDYYVHVYTDFTDGTTYAVSLGTYRFEVPKAVTATYKGTGNYELRATAVPSSGDILFAVWSDAKGQDDLKWYSSSRQNSQAVTRINVTDHADTGTYHVHVYQVENGKSNFLVANTFTVDRVNYKTPYYRQRDPRWASKVYGLSNLDKTGCVPTSLAMVFNSLSGKEVLPTTVADYLYNNTDQFNKQWTGTGAVGILKAVDHWGYTATPLPSLSAVATALQEGYHVMAAVQNDIFVRNGSHELVLKGYNNGKTYVSDPYTPMLSSWYPISQLWSEQSWYSEDRVGLPSTFIKITDI, from the coding sequence ATGGAGAGATTACATCAACACAGAACTGTTCGTAAGCAACGCTTCGGTATTCGTAAAGTGTCTACTTTGGGTGCCGTATCAGCTTTGCTTGGGACAGCTGTTTTCTTTTCTGGTGGTGTACAAGCCGACCAAGTGACAGCAACGCAGCCACAAACAACGAACACTGAGACCGTTGTCGCAAGTCCGCAAGAGACGGTAAGTGACACTTCAGACGCCGTTACGTCAACTTCTTCTGAAGCAACTGGTCAAGTCGTTGACCAGACATCAGAAGTAGCAGTTGTTGCAGTAACGAGCGAGGCAGCTAGTACAACAGCTACTAGCGAAAGTGCTAGTAGTGTAGTGAGCACAGAGAGCGTTGCCACTTCTGAAGCTGCTAGTGCTACAGCAGTCATTACGCAAGAAACATCAGAAGTAGCCAAACCAGCTGACACAAGTGTGACTACGCAAAGATCAGCTGCCGAAGGGCTAGCACCCGCTGCTGCCACAGTAGCAGAAGAAAAAGCTTCTGCAGGTAACGAAGAGTCCAGCAATCCAGCAGTTGGCGTTATCAACTACGACAAAGATAAGACCACTTTTGATGTTGCCGTTGTGGGAAACGCTAACACTAAAGCTATCAAAGGTGCTCGTATCGCCGTTTGGTCAGCTGACAAAGGTCAAGATGACCTCAAATGGTATACACCGGTGGCTATCAACAACCAAATTCGTCAAACCATCAATATCTTAGACCATGCCGGTACTAGCGATGACTACTATGTGCATGTCTACACGGACTATACAGACGGCACAACCTACGGTGTTAGCCTGGGTACTTATCGTTTTGAAGTACCAGCAGACAAGGCATTGGTTGGTTCAGCTTCACAAGGTCAGTATAATGTCATCAATAAGGTTGTCTACCTTGACGCTGGTCATGGTGGGTATGACCCAGGGGCAACTTATTTTGGACAATACGAGAAAAACTTGACCTTAGCCGTTCAAAAACGTGTTAAGGCAAAACTAGAAGCAGCAGGCTATACTGTCGTGACTAGCCGTAATACAGACACATCTGTTGAACTTTTGGAGCGCTCAGCTAGTGCCAATAAGAGCAAGGCAGATATCTTTGTCAGCCTACATTTTAACGCTGGCGCTCAAAGTGCAAACGGTGTTGAAACTTACTATTATCAATACTATAGCGAGTACCCATCTCGAATCAATCAAACATACCACAACGATGCTGAACGCCTCAAACGCAGTAGTGAGCTAGCGCAAGCTATTCAGTCAAACGTTGTCGCTCAAACGGGTAGTAAAAACAACGGTGTCAAACGTGAGACCTTTGCTGTTGTGCGTGAGACAACGGCACCAGCTGTCTTAGTAGAGTTAGGCTTTATCTCTAATCAAGCAGAGTTCAACAAAATCAACACCGCTGCTTATCAAGAAAAATTAGCCGAAGGTGTGACAAAGGGTATTTTAGCTTACTACGATAAATACCGCTCATCCACAACGACTACAACACCTACAGCTAATCCAGAAGTTAAGGTAGTCAATTACGATAAGAACAAGACAACCTTTGATGTCGTTGTTACAGGAAGTAATAAGACCAAGACGATTAAGGACGCTCGTATCGCTGTTTGGTCAGCCGACAAAGGTCAAGATGACCTCAAGTGGTATACCCCAACAGCAAGCAACAATCAAGTCCATCAAACAATCGATATCAAAAATCATGCCGGCAATAGTGATAATTACTATGTGCATGTCTACACCGACTTCACGGACGGTACGACTTATGCTGTTAGTCTAGGCACTTACCGTTTTGACATTCCAGAACCTGCCAAACCAGAAGTCAAGGTAGTCAATTACGATAAGAACAAGACAACTTTTGATGTCGTTGTTACAGGAAGTGACAAGACTAAAACGATTAAGGACGCTCGTATCGCCGTTTGGTCAGCCGATAAAGGCCAAGATGACCTTAAGTGGTACACCATAACAGCCAGCAACAATCAAGTGCGTCAAACGATAGACATCAAAAATCATGCCGGCAATAGCGACAATTACTATGTCCATGTCTACACAGATTTTACCGACGGTACAACCTATGCTGTTAGCTTAGGCACTTATCGTTTTGAAGTTCCAGAGTCCGAAAAACCAGAAGTCAAGGTAGTCAATTACGATAAAAACAAGACAACCTTTGATGTGGTTGTAGCAGGAAGTGACAAGACCAAGACGATTAAAGACGCCCGTATCGCCGTTTGGTCAGCCGATAAAGGCCAAGATGACCTTAAGTGGTACACCATAACAGCCAGCAACAATCAAGTGCGTCAAACGATAGACATCAAAAATCATGCCGGCAATAGCGACAATTACTATGTCCATGTCTACACAGATTTTACCGACGGTACAACCTATGCTGTTAGCCTAGGCACTTATCGTTTTGAAGTTCCAGAGCCCGAAAAACCAGAAGTCAAGGTAGTCAACTACGATAAGAACAAGACAACCTTTGATGTCGTTGTTACAGGAAGTAATAAGACCAAGACGATTAAAGACGCCCGTATCGCCGTTTGGTCAGCCGATAAAGGCCAAGATGACCTTAAGTGGTACACCATAACAGCCAGCAACAATCAAGTGCGTCAAACGATAGACATCAAAAATCATGCCGGCAATAGCGACAATTACTATGTCCATGTCTACACAGATTTTACCGACGGTACAACCTATGCTGTTAGCTTAGGCACTTATCGTTTTGAAGTTCCAGAGCCCGAAAAACCAGAAGTCAAGGTTGTGAATTATGATAAGAACAAGACGACTTTTGATGTGGTTGTAGCAGGAAGTGACAAGACCAAGACGATTAAAGACGCTCGTATCGCCGTTTGGTCAGCTGACAAAGGTCAAGATGACCTTAAGTGGTACACCCCAACAGCCAGTAACAATCAAGTCCGCCAAACGATAGATATTTTAAATCATGCCGGCAATAGTGATGATTACTATGTGCATGTCTACACCGACTTCACGGACGGTACAACCTATGCCGTTAGCCTAGGGACTTACCGCTTTGAAGTTCCAAAGGCAGTCACTGCCACCTACAAAGGTACTGGCAATTACGAGCTAAGAGCAACAGCGGTGCCAAGTTCAGGAGATATTTTGTTTGCCGTTTGGTCTGATGCCAAGGGACAAGATGATTTGAAATGGTACAGCTCTAGTCGTCAAAATAGCCAAGCAGTGACAAGAATCAACGTCACTGATCATGCTGATACAGGTACTTATCATGTCCATGTCTATCAAGTAGAAAACGGCAAGTCTAATTTCTTGGTTGCGAATACCTTTACTGTTGATCGAGTTAATTATAAGACTCCTTACTACCGTCAACGTGATCCAAGATGGGCAAGTAAGGTTTATGGCTTGTCTAATCTAGATAAAACAGGCTGTGTGCCAACAAGTCTTGCTATGGTCTTTAATTCCTTGTCAGGAAAAGAAGTCCTTCCAACAACTGTGGCAGATTATCTCTACAATAACACTGACCAGTTCAACAAGCAATGGACAGGTACAGGAGCTGTAGGGATACTAAAAGCCGTTGACCACTGGGGCTATACAGCAACACCGCTACCAAGTCTTTCTGCTGTAGCAACCGCTCTGCAAGAAGGATATCATGTGATGGCAGCTGTGCAAAATGACATTTTTGTCAGAAATGGTAGCCATGAGCTTGTCCTAAAAGGCTACAATAATGGCAAGACTTATGTGTCTGACCCTTATACACCGATGTTATCTAGTTGGTACCCTATCTCTCAACTCTGGTCTGAACAAAGTTGGTATTCAGAAGACCGTGTTGGTCTCCCTTCAACCTTTATCAAGATTACAGATATCTAA